Proteins from a genomic interval of Haemorhous mexicanus isolate bHaeMex1 chromosome Z, bHaeMex1.pri, whole genome shotgun sequence:
- the FOXB2 gene encoding LOW QUALITY PROTEIN: forkhead box protein B2 (The sequence of the model RefSeq protein was modified relative to this genomic sequence to represent the inferred CDS: inserted 1 base in 1 codon), whose translation MPRPGKSSYSDQKPPYSYISLTAMAIQHSAEKMLPLSDIYKFIMERFPYYREHTQRWQNSLRHNLSFNDCFIKIPRRPDQPGKGSFWALHPDCGDMFENGSFLRRRKRFKVLRPEHHLPGGGSSGAXRRRSRQAPGAHPAHGALLPSAPATAFSPYGSSQPSGFKHPFAIENIIGRDYKGVLQAGGLPLASVMHHLGYPMPSQLSSVVSSVWPHVGVMDSVAGVPVSPDYGPFGMPVKALCHPPAQTMPAVPVPIKPAPALPAASAIPTLTVAASQICPAASPAAASLLEQTASNNPEGKSSLHSVLVHS comes from the exons ATGCCCAGGCCGGGGAAGAGTTCGTACAGCGACCAGAAACCGCCCTACTCTTACATCTCCCTGACGGCCATGGCCATCCAGCACTCGGCCGAGAAGATGCTGCCTCTGAGCGACATCTACAAGTTCATTATGGAGCGGTTCCCTTACTACCGGGAGCACACCCAGCGCTGGCAGAACTCCCTCCGCCACAACCTCTCTTTCAATGACTGCTTCATCAAGATCCCGCGGCGACCCGACCAGCCGGGCAAAGGCAGCTTCTGGGCGTTGCACCCGGACTGCGGGGACATGTTTGAGAACGGCAGCTTCCTCCGCCGCCGCAAGCGCTTCAAGGTGCTGCGCCCCGAGCATCACCTgcccggcggcggcagcagcgggg ggcggcggcggtCCCGGCAAGCCCCCGGCGCCCACCCCGCACATGGTGCACTACTTCCATCCGCACCCGCCACCGCC TTCTCGCCCTatgggagcagccagccctcGGGCTTCAAGCATCCCTTCGCCATCGAAAACATCATCGGCAGAGATTACAAGGGTGTGCTGCAGGCCGGCGGGCTTCCGCTGGCCTCGGTGATGCACCACCTGGGCTACCCGATGcccagccagctcagcagcGTGGTGAGCTCCGTGTGGCCGCACGTGGGGGTGATGGACTCCGTGGCCGGTGTGCCCGTGTCCCCCGACTACGGACCCTTCGGCATGCCTGTGAAGGCGCTCTGCCACCCGCCGGCACAGACCATGCCCGCAGTCCCGGTGCCCATCAAGCCGGCCCCGGCGTTGCCCGCTGCCTCGGCCATTCCTACTCTCACGGTCGCCGCCTCGCAGATCTGCCCCGCCGCTTCCCCGGCTGCTGCATCGCTGCTGGAACAGACCGCGAGCAACAACCCCGAGGGCAAGAGCTCCCTCCACTCCGTCCTGGTGCACTCCTAA